One window from the genome of [Clostridium] celerecrescens 18A encodes:
- a CDS encoding BMP family protein translates to MKNLKKLAALFLAASMAAASLAGCSKKTETKTETPNTSVSSETSETSNTSETSKTFKVALCLSGAANDMGWCQSAYEGLKLLESDYGCETAYTENLTPDDIEAAFADYAANGFDVVIGHGYEFGDSAVEVAEQYPDTKFIVTEGEVSADNVASYVTKCEEGGYIMGMLAAGMSKSNKIGFVGPIQGASLVKIMNGFEDGAKSVKPDIEVQTAWTGSFTDTALGKEAAQAMIDNGADVIGHCANESGTGAINAAKEAKVYATGDSYDQNGLAPETVLSSSIYHIPHVIEIAFQSVADGSFAGGIYNLGMKEGAVSIASYHELEDKVPDEVKAEIEKKVLAIAAGEFTVTCDTKIR, encoded by the coding sequence ATGAAAAACTTAAAAAAACTGGCAGCCCTGTTTCTTGCTGCTTCCATGGCGGCTGCATCCTTAGCAGGCTGTAGTAAAAAGACAGAGACAAAAACAGAGACCCCTAATACATCTGTATCATCTGAGACATCTGAAACTTCTAATACATCCGAAACTTCTAAAACGTTCAAGGTAGCCCTTTGCCTTTCCGGTGCGGCAAATGACATGGGCTGGTGCCAATCCGCTTATGAAGGATTAAAACTTCTGGAATCCGATTATGGCTGTGAGACCGCCTATACGGAAAATCTGACTCCTGATGACATTGAAGCCGCGTTTGCTGATTATGCCGCCAATGGCTTTGACGTGGTGATCGGCCACGGCTACGAGTTCGGTGACTCTGCCGTAGAAGTGGCAGAACAGTATCCGGATACTAAATTTATTGTGACAGAGGGAGAGGTTTCCGCTGACAATGTGGCATCCTATGTTACCAAATGCGAAGAAGGAGGTTATATCATGGGAATGCTTGCAGCAGGAATGTCAAAAAGTAATAAAATTGGTTTTGTAGGACCCATTCAGGGCGCCTCCCTTGTTAAAATCATGAATGGCTTTGAGGATGGTGCAAAGTCCGTAAAACCTGACATTGAAGTCCAGACTGCATGGACCGGTTCATTTACGGATACAGCTCTGGGAAAAGAAGCTGCACAGGCTATGATCGACAATGGAGCCGATGTCATCGGCCATTGTGCCAACGAATCCGGTACAGGAGCCATCAATGCGGCAAAGGAGGCAAAGGTTTATGCAACCGGAGATTCCTATGACCAAAATGGACTGGCTCCGGAAACTGTTCTTTCTTCTTCCATATACCACATCCCCCATGTGATTGAAATAGCCTTTCAGTCGGTGGCAGACGGAAGCTTTGCGGGAGGAATCTATAATCTGGGCATGAAGGAAGGCGCGGTGAGCATCGCATCATACCATGAACTGGAGGACAAGGTCCCGGATGAGGTAAAGGCGGAGATTGAGAAAAAGGTATTAGCCATTGCAGCCGGAGAATTTACGGTAACATGTGATACAAAGATCAGATAG
- a CDS encoding MerR family transcriptional regulator, with the protein MKEFLSIGEMGSLFGLNIQTLYYYDSIDIFKPRMRDMKNGRRKYEFDQIYELATICYMRKLGYSLEEITKQRSTQHAGSALDSLKQRSEELHRQWMELISIDEAIQRKLRFIEEEMENIHTDEITIRHFEDRAFLAIGEEEMIYRQNSFYFYPTIAFYQGEGKYFGAYLYPSSEPLPEAIRKDQIRKIPAGDFLCGYHLGSYETVPATIERIRNARPDLEFEDLTINFNILDQFVENQSSNYITHTQIRIMKT; encoded by the coding sequence TTGAAGGAATTTTTATCCATTGGAGAGATGGGATCTCTTTTCGGGCTGAATATACAGACCCTGTATTATTATGACAGCATAGACATATTTAAACCAAGAATGCGGGATATGAAAAACGGCAGGAGAAAATATGAGTTTGACCAGATTTATGAGCTGGCAACCATATGCTATATGCGAAAGCTTGGATACTCCCTGGAGGAAATCACAAAGCAGCGGAGCACACAGCATGCCGGTTCCGCTCTGGATTCCTTAAAGCAGCGTTCAGAGGAGCTTCACAGGCAGTGGATGGAGCTGATTTCCATTGATGAGGCCATTCAGAGAAAGCTTCGTTTTATTGAAGAAGAGATGGAAAATATCCATACGGATGAGATCACCATCCGCCATTTTGAAGACAGGGCCTTTCTTGCCATTGGAGAAGAAGAGATGATCTATCGGCAGAATTCCTTCTATTTTTATCCTACCATCGCCTTTTATCAGGGAGAAGGAAAATATTTCGGTGCTTATTTATATCCATCCAGCGAACCGTTGCCGGAGGCGATCAGAAAGGATCAGATCCGTAAAATTCCTGCAGGCGATTTTCTATGCGGCTATCACCTGGGCTCTTATGAAACGGTACCAGCTACCATTGAGCGGATCCGAAATGCAAGACCGGATCTGGAATTTGAAGATCTAACCATTAATTTTAATATTCTGGATCAGTTTGTGGAAAACCAAAGCTCCAATTACATCACCCATACGCAGATCCGGATAATGAAAACTTAG
- a CDS encoding amidohydrolase produces the protein MALKLLIKNAKAIITCDENDHVYKDTDILIEGPKIVSIGPGIKEEGAQVIDGSGKFVYPGLINTHHHFFQTFVRNLITIDYPNLTVMDWIDKIYRIFQIVDNDVIYYSTLTAFADLIKHGCTCAFDHQYCYTKKTGKDPVDRQMEAANLMGIRYHAGRGSNTLSRSEGSSIPDNMLETTDEFLKDCERLIRLYHDPGPYSMQQIVMAPCQPINCRPETFIETVAAARGMGVRMHTHLGEGETEGIKARYGKRTLEWCRDIGFIGEDVWYAHNWEVLPEEYKLLAETGTGISHCPAPAVLGGFPILDIKAMQEAGVLISLGCDGSSTNDSSNLLDALRSAYMMQTYYTKERGGCASAYDMLKIATINGAKTLGRPDLGSLEPEKAADLFMIDAEVLELAGAIHDPKNFLARVGLTGNVWLTMINGKVVYKDGVITGVDEKRLASEGEAVCTRVIRKPSEAFRPFL, from the coding sequence ATGGCTTTAAAATTATTGATAAAGAATGCCAAGGCAATTATAACCTGTGATGAAAATGACCATGTGTACAAAGACACCGATATCCTGATTGAAGGGCCTAAGATTGTGTCAATAGGCCCTGGGATAAAGGAAGAAGGCGCACAGGTCATTGACGGATCAGGAAAATTTGTATACCCGGGACTAATCAACACCCATCATCACTTCTTTCAAACCTTTGTAAGGAATCTGATCACCATTGATTATCCGAATCTGACGGTCATGGACTGGATCGATAAGATCTACCGGATTTTTCAGATCGTTGACAATGATGTCATTTATTATTCCACTCTTACGGCTTTTGCCGATTTAATCAAACACGGCTGCACCTGCGCCTTTGACCACCAGTACTGTTATACGAAGAAAACCGGCAAGGATCCGGTGGACCGGCAGATGGAAGCAGCAAATCTTATGGGAATCCGTTATCATGCAGGGAGGGGCAGCAACACGCTTTCAAGGAGCGAGGGAAGCTCGATTCCAGACAATATGCTGGAGACTACGGATGAATTCTTAAAAGATTGCGAAAGGCTTATCCGTCTCTATCATGATCCAGGTCCTTATTCCATGCAGCAGATCGTCATGGCGCCCTGCCAGCCGATTAATTGCAGGCCGGAAACATTTATTGAAACCGTTGCCGCAGCCAGAGGCATGGGCGTGCGGATGCATACCCATTTAGGGGAAGGGGAGACGGAAGGGATCAAGGCCCGCTATGGAAAACGCACTCTGGAATGGTGCAGGGATATCGGCTTTATAGGAGAAGACGTCTGGTATGCCCATAACTGGGAAGTGCTTCCCGAAGAATACAAGCTGCTTGCTGAAACCGGAACCGGGATTTCCCATTGCCCTGCTCCGGCTGTGCTGGGAGGCTTCCCAATTCTTGATATTAAGGCCATGCAGGAGGCAGGAGTTCTTATAAGCCTTGGCTGTGACGGATCCTCAACCAATGACAGCTCCAATCTTCTTGATGCCCTTCGCTCTGCTTATATGATGCAGACTTATTATACAAAGGAAAGAGGCGGCTGTGCGTCTGCCTATGATATGTTAAAAATCGCAACCATCAATGGAGCAAAGACTCTGGGAAGACCGGATCTGGGCTCTCTGGAACCGGAAAAGGCAGCCGATTTATTTATGATAGATGCAGAAGTCCTGGAGCTTGCAGGAGCAATCCATGATCCCAAGAATTTCCTTGCAAGGGTTGGCTTGACAGGAAACGTATGGCTCACTATGATTAATGGAAAAGTGGTTTATAAGGATGGCGTGATCACCGGAGTGGACGAGAAACGGCTGGCTTCTGAAGGAGAGGCGGTCTGCACCAGAGTGATACGTAAGCCAAGTGAGGCATTCCGTCCGTTTTTATAA
- a CDS encoding tRNA dihydrouridine synthase yields the protein MKYYFAPMEGITGYVYRNAHHKFFNQVDIYVTPFIVPTQNRKFTSREKNDFLPEHNVGLHVIPQILTNKGEDFIWAAKELKQFGYEEVNLNLGCPSPTVVTKGRGSGFLGAPELLQIFFDQIFSALDLKISVKTRIGKDSPEEFGRLMEIYNKYPIEELIIHPRVQKDLYKNEPNWKVMKEAVSLSKNPLCYNGNLFSAEDYKEFTTVFPTIDSIMLGRGLVANPGLAGEMKNGEKMEKGQLKAFHDEILTGYEEIISGDRNVLFKMKELWAYMIQMFDGSEKHGKKIRKSQYLADYRAVVDSLFGELDLKEPVGTFGGV from the coding sequence ATGAAGTATTATTTTGCCCCCATGGAGGGGATCACCGGCTACGTTTACCGGAACGCTCACCATAAGTTTTTTAATCAGGTAGATATATATGTTACTCCTTTTATTGTGCCCACTCAGAACCGGAAATTTACCTCCAGGGAAAAAAACGACTTTCTTCCGGAGCATAACGTGGGATTGCATGTGATTCCTCAGATTCTCACCAATAAGGGGGAAGATTTTATATGGGCGGCCAAAGAACTGAAACAATTCGGATATGAAGAGGTGAATTTAAATCTGGGATGCCCTTCTCCTACAGTGGTTACTAAGGGCCGGGGGTCCGGCTTTCTAGGAGCACCGGAGCTGCTTCAAATCTTTTTTGATCAGATTTTTTCCGCCTTGGATTTAAAAATTTCCGTAAAGACCAGGATCGGCAAGGACAGCCCGGAGGAATTTGGAAGGCTCATGGAAATTTATAACAAATATCCGATAGAAGAGCTGATCATCCATCCCAGAGTCCAGAAGGACCTCTATAAGAATGAACCTAATTGGAAGGTGATGAAGGAGGCAGTCTCTTTAAGCAAAAACCCCCTGTGCTACAATGGAAATTTGTTTTCCGCGGAAGATTATAAGGAATTTACTACAGTCTTTCCAACCATAGACAGTATCATGCTTGGAAGGGGTCTGGTGGCAAATCCCGGTCTTGCAGGGGAAATGAAAAACGGGGAGAAAATGGAAAAGGGGCAGCTAAAAGCTTTTCATGACGAGATCCTAACAGGATATGAAGAGATCATATCCGGAGACCGCAATGTCCTGTTTAAGATGAAGGAGCTGTGGGCATATATGATCCAGATGTTTGACGGCAGTGAAAAACATGGGAAAAAGATCAGAAAGTCCCAGTATCTTGCAGATTACAGGGCAGTGGTTGACAGCCTGTTTGGAGAACTGGATTTAAAAGAACCGGTCGGGACTTTTGGCGGCGTATAA
- a CDS encoding N-acetylmuramoyl-L-alanine amidase family protein, protein MTKLKNLLPAAAKALLLAVLITTTSSSVSWAEEETGPAFAPPVTKTITPEIGPGIRSNNSNFIVVLDPGHGKTGGHYSGCNFVYNGVTYYEDEITMKIASYTKQYLEQFSNYTVYLTKDSAEVTVPLDQRAAFAASVHADLFVSQHVDSALGNGTVKNAYGVSSMAPRTGRYNNDLALQSQEAASTILKQLNNLGLNNRGLILRDSENGTLFPDGSQADYYAIPRYSQMYGIRGFIIEHGFLNHTSDLTLFLSTEEQYKALGEADAKGIMEYLQKAGKSIFVQTTQTTQTAHNTNSQNEGTVAPPSVSESKGPGAS, encoded by the coding sequence ATGACAAAATTAAAGAACTTACTGCCTGCAGCCGCCAAGGCCCTTTTACTTGCCGTTCTTATTACTACCACCTCCTCTTCCGTCTCATGGGCAGAAGAAGAAACCGGGCCGGCCTTTGCACCTCCGGTAACCAAGACAATTACGCCTGAAATAGGACCAGGCATACGAAGCAACAACTCCAACTTTATCGTGGTTCTGGATCCGGGTCACGGTAAGACAGGCGGGCATTATTCCGGCTGTAACTTTGTATATAATGGAGTCACCTATTATGAAGATGAGATCACCATGAAGATCGCTTCCTATACAAAGCAGTATCTGGAACAGTTTTCCAACTATACGGTTTATTTAACAAAGGACAGCGCAGAAGTCACCGTCCCTCTGGATCAGCGGGCCGCCTTTGCTGCCTCCGTGCATGCAGATCTATTCGTAAGCCAGCATGTAGACTCGGCTTTGGGAAACGGTACAGTGAAAAATGCTTATGGAGTAAGCTCCATGGCCCCCAGAACCGGCCGCTATAACAACGACCTGGCTCTCCAGTCCCAGGAAGCTGCAAGTACTATCCTAAAGCAGTTAAATAATCTGGGACTTAACAACCGGGGATTAATTCTCCGGGATTCGGAAAACGGAACCTTATTTCCCGACGGAAGCCAGGCCGATTATTATGCGATTCCCCGTTATTCCCAGATGTATGGAATCAGAGGCTTTATCATTGAGCACGGCTTTTTAAACCATACCAGCGACTTAACCCTGTTTCTTTCAACAGAGGAACAGTATAAGGCATTGGGGGAAGCGGATGCAAAAGGAATTATGGAATATCTGCAAAAAGCAGGTAAATCTATATTTGTCCAGACAACTCAGACCACTCAGACAGCCCATAATACCAACAGCCAGAATGAAGGGACTGTTGCTCCTCCCTCTGTCTCTGAAAGCAAGGGGCCTGGTGCAAGCTAA
- a CDS encoding sodium-translocating pyrophosphatase, translating into MDAIYFVSMGSLLGIIFAWVMFLRVKKQPEGTSEMARISEAVRKGANAYLRRQYSGVAIFFIAVFCILLIMAFNGFLSFFTPFAFLTGGFFSGLSGFIGMRTATMANCRTAEGASKSLNKGLQVAFSAGSVMGFTVVGLGLLDLSIWYFILNVAFQHLPVEQRITEITANMLTFGMGASSMALFARVGGGIFTKAADVGADLVGKVEAGIPEDDPRNPAVIADNVGDNVGDVAGMGADLYESYVGSIVSTAALAVAAGYGIKGVSIPMLLAALGVIASVIGTFFVKTEEGASQKNLLKALRTGTYISAAIIVVAAFFIIKLMLPGHMGLYAAVLSGLIAGVLIGAITEYYTSDTYSPTKKLAESSETGAATVIISGLSLGMLSTVAPVIIVSISVLVSYYCSGGAGDFNLGLYGIGLSAVGMLSTLGITLATDAYGPIADNAGGIAEMTHMDASVRQRTDALDSLGNTTAATGKGFAIGSAALTALALIASYVDKVHQIQPDLNLDLTITNPKVLVGLFIGGVLPFLFAALTMEAVGKAAQSIVLEVRRQFKTIAGIMEGKAEPDYASCVDMCTKSAQKLMIAPAMIAVVIPIVIGLLLGPEGVCALLAGNTVTGFVLAVMMANSGGAWDNAKKYIEQGAHGGKGSDQHKAAVVGDTVGDPFKDTSGPSINILIKLTSMVSIVFASLILTFHLL; encoded by the coding sequence ATGGATGCAATTTATTTTGTATCAATGGGGTCATTGTTGGGGATTATCTTTGCCTGGGTCATGTTCCTTCGTGTAAAAAAACAACCAGAGGGCACCTCAGAAATGGCCCGGATCTCTGAAGCTGTAAGAAAAGGGGCAAATGCCTACTTGAGACGTCAGTATTCAGGGGTTGCCATATTTTTCATTGCTGTTTTTTGTATTTTACTTATTATGGCATTTAACGGTTTCCTAAGCTTTTTTACCCCGTTTGCATTTTTAACGGGTGGCTTTTTCTCAGGTCTTTCCGGCTTCATAGGCATGCGCACTGCAACTATGGCTAACTGCAGAACTGCAGAAGGAGCTTCAAAAAGCTTGAATAAAGGACTCCAGGTGGCATTCTCAGCCGGTTCGGTTATGGGCTTTACGGTAGTCGGGCTTGGTCTTCTGGATCTTTCTATTTGGTATTTTATTTTAAATGTAGCTTTTCAACATCTTCCGGTTGAACAGCGCATTACGGAAATTACAGCGAATATGCTGACCTTTGGAATGGGCGCTTCCAGTATGGCCCTCTTTGCCAGGGTTGGCGGCGGTATCTTTACCAAGGCAGCAGATGTGGGGGCTGATCTTGTCGGTAAGGTAGAAGCCGGTATTCCAGAAGATGATCCGCGTAATCCGGCTGTTATAGCCGATAATGTAGGTGATAATGTAGGTGATGTAGCCGGAATGGGCGCTGATCTTTATGAATCCTATGTCGGTTCTATTGTATCAACAGCAGCTCTTGCTGTTGCTGCAGGATACGGAATTAAGGGCGTGTCCATACCGATGCTGCTGGCAGCGCTGGGTGTAATCGCTTCCGTCATTGGTACCTTTTTTGTCAAAACAGAGGAAGGTGCCTCTCAGAAGAACCTTCTTAAAGCACTTAGAACCGGTACCTATATTAGTGCGGCAATCATTGTTGTTGCAGCATTTTTTATAATAAAGCTGATGCTTCCCGGTCATATGGGACTTTATGCCGCCGTACTTTCAGGACTAATTGCAGGTGTATTAATCGGAGCTATCACAGAATATTACACATCAGATACCTATAGCCCAACAAAAAAATTAGCAGAATCCAGTGAAACCGGAGCCGCAACCGTTATCATCAGTGGATTATCCCTTGGCATGCTTTCTACTGTCGCACCGGTCATAATCGTAAGCATTTCTGTCCTTGTAAGCTACTATTGCTCCGGAGGTGCCGGTGATTTTAATCTCGGACTTTATGGCATCGGTTTATCTGCTGTCGGTATGTTATCCACTTTAGGTATTACACTGGCCACGGATGCTTACGGACCAATCGCGGATAATGCCGGCGGCATCGCTGAGATGACACATATGGATGCTTCCGTTAGACAGAGAACAGATGCACTGGACTCTCTTGGCAATACCACTGCTGCAACAGGAAAAGGATTTGCTATCGGTTCTGCTGCCCTGACCGCTCTTGCCCTGATTGCTTCTTATGTTGATAAAGTACATCAGATCCAACCTGATCTAAACCTGGATTTAACCATAACCAATCCAAAAGTACTTGTAGGGTTGTTTATCGGCGGTGTATTACCGTTCTTATTTGCAGCTCTCACCATGGAGGCCGTAGGCAAAGCCGCACAATCCATCGTATTGGAGGTCCGCCGTCAATTTAAGACCATAGCCGGAATTATGGAAGGAAAAGCGGAACCGGATTATGCTTCCTGTGTTGATATGTGCACAAAATCGGCGCAAAAACTGATGATTGCACCAGCTATGATAGCCGTTGTTATTCCGATTGTCATTGGCTTATTATTAGGGCCGGAAGGCGTATGTGCTCTTCTCGCTGGAAATACCGTTACAGGGTTTGTTCTTGCCGTCATGATGGCTAACTCCGGTGGCGCATGGGATAACGCAAAGAAGTATATTGAACAGGGCGCACATGGCGGAAAGGGTAGCGACCAGCATAAAGCTGCAGTCGTAGGCGATACGGTAGGTGATCCGTTCAAGGATACTTCCGGACCATCGATCAACATTCTCATAAAGCTTACTTCCATGGTTTCCATTGTATTTGCATCACTTATTCTGACCTTCCATTTGTTATAA
- a CDS encoding NAD(P)-binding domain-containing protein: MKVGFIGLGIMGRPMAKNR, translated from the coding sequence ATGAAAGTTGGTTTTATCGGATTAGGAATCATGGGAAGACCTATGGCAAAAAACCGGTAA
- a CDS encoding alginate lyase family protein, whose protein sequence is MIQYEKKYKIIPDWSNKEWLMEKAQAAMKAPALHITDVQSPRSEGGPHDYYSNGDYWWPDPGSPDGLPYIQKDGQTNPGNFNSHRIIMRQMRTNVVFLASAYCLTGKEAYAEKAVQHLKEFFLDEETYMAPHLSYAQAILGICSGRGIGIIDTLHLVDVVFAVEKLKVSRSMKAEIYIGLKNWFAKYLGWMLTDSNGIQEMNKDNNHGVCFFVQAAAFALFTENERIADFCRDYYKKQLLRQEAEDGSFPRELGRTKPYNYSIFVVDNMVSLCHLLSKPDDDLWEYVSEDGRSIKKALEFITPYILDKDCWPYPPDVMHFDAFPARSGFMLLAGCSLGRKELLELYYRLPEESTDEEARRNIAARQPLLWM, encoded by the coding sequence ATGATACAATATGAGAAGAAATACAAGATTATTCCTGACTGGTCCAATAAGGAATGGTTAATGGAAAAAGCGCAGGCGGCCATGAAGGCCCCTGCGCTCCATATCACTGACGTGCAGAGCCCAAGGAGCGAAGGGGGTCCTCATGACTACTATTCCAATGGGGATTACTGGTGGCCGGATCCCGGTTCCCCGGACGGGCTGCCTTATATTCAGAAAGATGGGCAGACAAATCCCGGTAATTTTAACAGCCACAGGATCATCATGCGTCAGATGAGGACCAATGTGGTGTTCCTTGCCTCGGCTTACTGCCTTACGGGAAAAGAGGCATATGCAGAAAAGGCGGTGCAGCACTTAAAGGAATTTTTCCTTGATGAAGAAACATATATGGCACCCCATTTGTCTTATGCCCAGGCGATCCTTGGCATCTGTTCCGGAAGGGGGATCGGAATCATTGATACCCTTCATCTGGTGGATGTGGTATTTGCGGTGGAGAAATTAAAAGTGTCCCGATCCATGAAGGCTGAGATATACATTGGTTTAAAGAACTGGTTTGCTAAATATCTGGGGTGGATGCTTACCGACAGCAACGGGATCCAGGAAATGAACAAGGATAATAACCATGGTGTCTGCTTCTTTGTTCAGGCGGCGGCATTTGCTTTATTCACCGAAAATGAGAGGATAGCAGATTTTTGCAGGGATTACTATAAAAAGCAGCTTTTAAGGCAGGAGGCGGAGGATGGTTCTTTTCCGAGAGAGCTGGGGCGTACAAAGCCCTATAATTACTCCATATTTGTTGTGGATAATATGGTGTCCTTATGCCATCTGCTGTCTAAGCCGGACGATGATTTGTGGGAATATGTATCGGAGGATGGGAGAAGCATTAAAAAAGCACTGGAATTTATTACGCCTTATATACTGGATAAGGATTGCTGGCCTTATCCGCCGGATGTCATGCACTTTGATGCCTTTCCAGCCCGCAGCGGTTTCATGCTTCTGGCAGGGTGTTCTCTGGGGCGAAAGGAACTCTTAGAACTATATTACCGGCTTCCGGAGGAATCGACAGATGAAGAAGCCAGGCGTAATATTGCGGCACGCCAGCCACTGCTGTGGATGTAG
- a CDS encoding mannonate dehydratase, with protein sequence MLGDKIKVQSKVVSDYTDEQLQFIKQMGINYVYVIFTDEHTNYDSVMSFMERLHKFGLTATDAGNVHLYKSDAIHLGLPGRDEAIKAYNDFNRILGKAGIPVGYMTWEPNQVLTTRFGVGEHTRGSIGRIVDLEELKARPYSHGRLYSKEEMWGNFKYFLDRVLPVCEEANIKIALHPNDPPVDCLLGISNLITSAEDYKHAFELAGNSPYLGMKMCLGCWLEGGEAFGNVMEDIKYFVENQKVLLVHFRNVSATMPYFEETLLEDGYMDMYEVMKQLVRYDYDGSIHVDHVPVWGEGVGGENSSWAYSTGYMKALLKCASAELNKSCR encoded by the coding sequence ATGCTGGGAGATAAGATAAAGGTGCAGTCCAAGGTTGTATCGGATTATACGGATGAACAATTGCAATTCATTAAACAGATGGGCATAAACTATGTATACGTTATTTTTACAGATGAACATACCAATTATGATTCGGTCATGTCATTTATGGAACGGCTTCACAAATTCGGCTTAACGGCAACGGATGCTGGAAATGTGCATTTGTATAAGAGCGATGCCATCCATCTGGGATTGCCGGGACGGGATGAGGCCATAAAGGCGTATAATGATTTCAACCGTATTTTAGGAAAAGCAGGGATTCCGGTGGGATACATGACGTGGGAACCGAACCAGGTATTGACTACCAGGTTTGGGGTAGGCGAGCATACAAGAGGAAGCATCGGCCGTATCGTGGATCTTGAGGAATTGAAGGCCCGGCCTTATTCCCATGGCAGACTTTATTCTAAAGAAGAAATGTGGGGGAATTTTAAATATTTCCTCGACCGGGTCCTGCCGGTATGTGAGGAAGCCAATATAAAGATTGCTCTTCATCCAAATGATCCTCCGGTAGATTGCCTCCTTGGAATCTCCAACCTGATCACTTCTGCCGAAGATTACAAACACGCTTTTGAACTGGCAGGAAACAGTCCGTACCTGGGCATGAAGATGTGTCTGGGATGCTGGCTGGAAGGCGGGGAAGCCTTTGGAAATGTCATGGAGGACATTAAATATTTTGTAGAAAATCAAAAGGTGCTGCTGGTACACTTTAGAAATGTCAGTGCTACCATGCCTTATTTTGAGGAGACCCTTCTGGAAGACGGATATATGGATATGTATGAAGTAATGAAGCAGTTGGTCCGTTATGATTATGACGGCTCCATACACGTGGACCATGTGCCGGTATGGGGAGAGGGCGTCGGCGGAGAAAACTCTTCCTGGGCCTACAGCACCGGATATATGAAAGCCCTTTTAAAGTGTGCGTCGGCAGAATTAAATAAATCGTGCAGGTAA